A stretch of Acipenser ruthenus chromosome 1, fAciRut3.2 maternal haplotype, whole genome shotgun sequence DNA encodes these proteins:
- the LOC117973133 gene encoding cyclin-G2-like has translation MKDLTTQSNEALKYMKQLNLHLEQETNFLPKQTGLNLIESAPENDNCVSAKRRDAKVEDLWSLTNFFGFSTETFVLAVNLLDRFLAMMKVQPKHLSCIGVCCFNIAAKVVEEECNIPPTHDIIRISQCKCTVSDLKRMEKIISEKLKFQFKAITALTFLHLYHAVALSHTSERKEILNLDKLEAQLKACYCRFMFSKAKPSVLALSLLTLEIESLNSRDLCEIAQRVQKHSRIVDGDLLYWRELVSKCLAEYSSPECCKPDHKKLVWIVSRRTAQSLHSSYCCIPELPTIPEGGWDESESEDSCEDMSCGEESLSSSPMSHLEGAFFPEDLRHKSKWLSVQ, from the exons atGAAGGATTTAACAACCCAGAGTAACGAAGCCTTGAAATACATGAAACAGCTTAACCTGCATCTGGAACAGGAGACGAATTTCCTGCCCAAGCAAACTGGATTAAACCTGATTGAGTCCGCTCCAGAG AATGACAACTGTGTCTCAGCAAAACGCAGAGATGCCAAAGTTGAAGATCTCTGGAGCTTGACGAACTTTTTTGGGTTTAGTACGGAGACCTTTGTCCTCGCTGTAAACCTGCTGGATAGGTTTTTAGCAATgatgaag GTGCAGCCCAAACACTTGTCCTGCATTGGAGTCTGTTGCTTCAACATTGCAGCTAAAGTGGTGGAAGAGGAGTGTAATATTCCGCCCACCCATGACATAATCCGCATCAGTCAATGCAAATGCACTGTTTCAGACCTCAAAAGAATGGAGAAAATCATTTCTGAAAAACTGAAGTTTCAGTTTAAAGCTATAACTGCCTTAACCTTTTTGCACTTGTACCACGCTGTTGCACTTTCACATACCTCAGAAAG aaaggagattcTGAATCTCGACAAACTCGAAGCCCAGCTAAAAGCCTGCTACTGTCGATTCATGTTCTCTAAGGCAAAA cCATCAGTATTAGCCCTGTCTCTCCTCACTCTGGAGATTGAATCCCTGAATTCCCGAGACTTGTGTGAAATTGCACAGCGTGTTCAGAAACATTCAAGG ATTGTTGATGGAGATTTGCTGTACTGGAGAGAGTTGGTATCAAAGTGTTTGGCAGAATATTCTTCACCTGAATGTTGCAAACCTGATCACAAGAAATTGGTGTGGATTGTTTCCAGGCGAACAGCTCAGAGTCTGCACAGCAGTTACTGCTGTATTCCTGAGCTGCCGACAATTCCTGAGGGAGGTTGGGACGAGAGTGAAAG CGAGGACTCGTGTGAAGACATGAGCTGTGGAGAGGAGAGTCTGAGCAGCTCCCCAATGAGTCACCTGGAGGGAGCTTTCTTCCCAGAAGATCTGCGTCACAAATCCAAGTGGCTTTCAGTACAGTAG